Proteins encoded together in one Aurantiacibacter aquimixticola window:
- a CDS encoding MerC domain-containing protein has translation MAQLAPWIRGRMDRVGIFLSALCLLHCVLGIVLVAGLGLGASLLLDPVIHKIGLLLATIVAGVAIGVGAVKHRRAKPFVVAMTGLSFMGGALAVGHGYEEAVMTVIGVSLVALGHVLNLRRV, from the coding sequence ATGGCACAGCTCGCCCCATGGATTCGCGGCCGGATGGACCGCGTCGGCATTTTCCTGTCGGCGCTGTGCCTTTTGCACTGCGTTTTGGGCATCGTGCTGGTGGCCGGGCTGGGTCTCGGCGCAAGCCTGCTGCTCGATCCCGTGATTCACAAGATCGGCCTGCTTCTGGCGACCATTGTCGCGGGTGTCGCCATCGGCGTTGGAGCGGTGAAGCACCGCCGGGCCAAGCCCTTCGTCGTCGCGATGACGGGGCTCAGCTTCATGGGCGGCGCGCTCGCGGTCGGCCATGGTTACGAGGAAGCGGTGATGACCGTAATCGGCGTCAGCCTGGTGGCACTCGGCCACGTCCTCAACTTGCGCCGCGTGTAA
- the rpsI gene encoding 30S ribosomal protein S9 has product MATEDNKTASDLSDLKDVVGDAPAADAAPGESETAAPTMPLREQEIDKQGRAYATGRRKDATARVWLKPGKGKITVNGKDQETYFARPTLRLVINQPFAISDREGQYDIVCTVTGGGLSGQAGAVKHGISQALTRYEPELRSTIKAAGFLTRDSRVVERKKYGRAKARRSFQFSKR; this is encoded by the coding sequence ATGGCTACCGAAGACAACAAGACCGCATCCGACCTGTCCGACCTGAAAGACGTCGTCGGCGATGCACCCGCTGCCGATGCGGCTCCAGGCGAAAGCGAAACCGCTGCCCCGACGATGCCGCTGCGCGAGCAGGAAATCGACAAGCAGGGCCGCGCCTACGCCACGGGTCGCCGCAAGGATGCGACCGCTCGCGTCTGGCTGAAGCCGGGCAAGGGCAAGATCACGGTCAACGGCAAGGATCAGGAGACCTATTTCGCGCGCCCGACGCTGCGCCTGGTCATCAACCAGCCTTTCGCCATCTCCGATCGCGAAGGTCAGTATGACATAGTCTGCACCGTCACCGGCGGTGGGCTTTCGGGCCAGGCCGGTGCGGTCAAGCACGGCATCAGCCAGGCACTGACTCGCTACGAGCCGGAACTCCGCTCGACGATCAAGGCCGCCGGCTTCCTCACCCGCGATAGCCGCGTGGTGGAGCGCAAGAAGTACGGCCGCGCCAAGGCACGTCGCAGCTTCCAGTTCTCGAAGCGTTAA
- a CDS encoding thiazole synthase: MTDMSTESAASNDGWEVAGHRFTSRLIVGTGKYKDFAQNAAAVEAAGAEIVTVAVRRVNISDPNQPVLMDHIDPKKVTYLPNTAGCFTADEAIRTLRLAREAGGWDLVKLEVLGEAKTLYPDMRETLTACETLAGEGFKPMVYCVDDPIAAKQLEEAGAVAIMPLGAPIGSGLGIQNQVTIRLIVEGANVPVLVDAGVGTASDAAVAMELGCDGVLMNTAIAEAKDPIRMARAMKLAVQAGREAYLSGRMGRRKYADPSSPLAGLI, translated from the coding sequence ATGACCGATATGTCCACCGAATCCGCCGCCAGCAACGATGGCTGGGAAGTCGCGGGCCACCGTTTTACCAGCCGCCTGATCGTGGGCACCGGCAAGTACAAGGACTTCGCCCAGAACGCCGCCGCGGTCGAGGCTGCCGGGGCCGAAATCGTCACGGTGGCCGTGCGCCGTGTGAATATCTCCGATCCCAATCAGCCGGTGCTGATGGATCACATCGACCCGAAAAAGGTCACATATCTACCCAATACCGCCGGGTGCTTCACCGCCGACGAAGCGATCCGTACGCTGCGCCTGGCGCGCGAGGCGGGCGGCTGGGATCTCGTGAAGCTGGAAGTGCTGGGCGAAGCGAAGACGCTCTATCCCGACATGCGCGAAACCCTGACCGCCTGCGAAACGCTGGCCGGTGAAGGGTTCAAGCCGATGGTCTATTGCGTGGATGATCCCATCGCCGCGAAGCAGCTGGAAGAAGCGGGCGCGGTGGCGATCATGCCGCTGGGCGCTCCCATCGGCTCCGGCCTCGGCATCCAGAACCAGGTGACCATCCGGCTGATCGTCGAGGGCGCGAATGTGCCGGTGCTGGTGGATGCGGGCGTCGGCACCGCGTCCGACGCGGCCGTGGCGATGGAGCTCGGCTGCGATGGCGTGCTGATGAACACCGCCATCGCCGAGGCGAAAGATCCGATCCGCATGGCGCGCGCGATGAAGCTGGCCGTTCAGGCCGGGCGCGAAGCCTATCTGTCCGGGCGCATGGGACGCCGCAAATATGCCGATCCCAGCTCGCCGCTGGCTGGGTTGATTTAG
- a CDS encoding COX15/CtaA family protein, translating to MAASIASSSPARMNGSASRPVALARWLFAVAGLVLVMIVVGGITRLTESGLSITQWDPVTGTLPPLSETQWAAEFELYKETGEYQLVNGPAGMDLAEFKFIYFWEWFHRLLGRVIGLAFAVPLAWFWLKNAIPTGYKHRLLALLALGGLQGAFGWFMVRSGLSSEMTDVSHFWLSIHLMTALVTLSGLAWTAMDLLGLASGRSAPARFTGVAAAAGAVLFIQLLLGAWVAGLNAGHASYDWPLMNGSLVPEIDWSGGFVYTSTHDPFWLHFLHRWWAFVAVAALVLLAIRVKPFDRRASIAIHAAYGTQILLGIATVTSSIAIWLAVAHQFVGALLVLAFIWGAHVLGRRV from the coding sequence ATGGCAGCCAGTATCGCATCGTCGTCTCCCGCTCGAATGAATGGCTCGGCTTCGCGCCCGGTCGCGTTGGCGCGGTGGCTGTTCGCCGTCGCCGGGCTGGTGCTGGTGATGATCGTTGTCGGCGGGATCACCCGCCTGACCGAAAGCGGCCTGTCGATCACGCAGTGGGATCCGGTCACCGGCACGCTGCCGCCGCTAAGCGAGACGCAATGGGCGGCGGAATTCGAGCTCTACAAGGAGACCGGCGAATACCAGCTGGTGAACGGTCCGGCGGGCATGGATCTTGCCGAGTTCAAGTTCATCTATTTCTGGGAATGGTTTCACCGATTGCTAGGCCGGGTGATCGGACTGGCATTCGCCGTCCCGCTTGCATGGTTCTGGCTGAAGAATGCGATCCCCACAGGCTACAAGCACCGACTTCTTGCGTTATTGGCGCTTGGCGGTTTGCAGGGTGCCTTCGGGTGGTTCATGGTCCGCTCCGGCCTTTCCAGCGAAATGACCGATGTCTCGCATTTCTGGCTATCCATCCATCTGATGACCGCGCTTGTCACTCTCTCGGGCCTGGCCTGGACGGCGATGGACCTGCTCGGCCTCGCCAGTGGTCGCAGTGCGCCCGCGCGGTTTACCGGCGTTGCGGCGGCGGCGGGCGCGGTGCTGTTTATCCAGCTTCTTCTCGGCGCCTGGGTCGCGGGACTGAATGCCGGTCACGCGAGTTACGACTGGCCGCTGATGAACGGCTCGCTCGTGCCGGAGATCGATTGGTCGGGCGGCTTCGTCTACACTTCCACGCATGATCCCTTCTGGTTGCACTTCCTTCACCGCTGGTGGGCGTTCGTAGCCGTCGCGGCGCTCGTGCTGCTCGCAATCAGAGTGAAGCCTTTCGACCGGCGCGCATCGATTGCGATACACGCCGCCTATGGCACACAGATATTGCTTGGCATCGCAACGGTGACGAGCAGCATCGCGATCTGGCTGGCCGTCGCGCATCAGTTCGTCGGCGCACTTCTGGTTCTCGCCTTCATCTGGGGCGCGCATGTGCTCGGGCGGCGTGTATGA
- a CDS encoding LytR/AlgR family response regulator transcription factor, whose product MTAGNGPSHRTTDEPLRTLIVDDEPLAIERMQVLCAEIPQLSVVGTASDGEAALRLAEKLTPDLLLLDMTMPGMDGLDVARAARRSDSGPAVIFVTAHENFAVEAFDLEAIDYVLKPVASDRLERAIERALARRRDAFGSDAEDPWLREFWVPHRSELLRIEANEVFRIDAERDYVRLHVGETSYLLLQTIAGLEAKLDPEKFIRIHRSTILRRDFIRGLKHEGLGVWCAELEDDEELRIGRTYLKKVKAMAGR is encoded by the coding sequence ATGACAGCGGGAAACGGTCCGAGCCATCGAACCACCGACGAACCCTTGCGCACTCTGATCGTCGACGACGAACCGCTTGCGATCGAGCGGATGCAGGTGCTGTGCGCCGAAATCCCCCAGCTCAGCGTCGTCGGGACGGCCAGCGATGGAGAAGCGGCGCTGCGCTTGGCAGAGAAGCTGACGCCCGATCTGCTGCTGCTCGACATGACCATGCCCGGGATGGACGGTCTTGATGTCGCACGGGCCGCGCGAAGGAGCGATAGCGGCCCGGCGGTCATCTTCGTCACCGCGCATGAAAACTTCGCTGTGGAGGCATTCGACCTCGAAGCCATCGACTATGTGTTGAAACCGGTTGCGTCGGACAGGCTGGAGCGCGCCATCGAGCGCGCCCTTGCGCGCCGAAGGGACGCCTTCGGCAGCGATGCCGAGGATCCCTGGCTGCGCGAATTCTGGGTTCCGCATCGTTCCGAATTGCTGCGTATCGAAGCGAACGAAGTGTTCCGCATCGATGCCGAACGCGATTATGTGCGGCTCCATGTCGGAGAGACCAGCTACCTGCTGTTGCAAACGATCGCCGGCCTCGAAGCGAAGCTCGATCCGGAGAAGTTTATCCGCATTCACCGCTCCACCATATTGCGCCGCGATTTCATTCGCGGCCTAAAACACGAAGGACTGGGTGTCTGGTGCGCGGAGCTCGAGGATGACGAAGAGCTGCGGATCGGGCGGACCTATCTGAAAAAGGTCAAGGCGATGGCCGGTCGGTAA
- the cutA gene encoding divalent-cation tolerance protein CutA, translating to MSAQAALIWSPFGDEASAREVAGTLLAEGLVACANILPGMISVYRWRGETASDSEVGVLLKTTSDRLEAAMSRLDGLHPYDTPTITAWRCDATTPATLDWLAQQTALKTEE from the coding sequence ATGAGCGCGCAGGCGGCGCTGATCTGGTCTCCCTTCGGTGACGAGGCGAGCGCGCGCGAGGTGGCGGGAACGCTGCTCGCCGAAGGTCTGGTGGCCTGCGCAAATATCCTGCCCGGGATGATCTCGGTCTATCGCTGGCGCGGCGAGACGGCATCCGACAGTGAAGTGGGCGTTCTGTTGAAGACCACGTCAGACCGGTTGGAAGCGGCGATGTCCCGCCTCGACGGACTGCATCCGTATGATACGCCCACAATCACCGCATGGCGATGCGATGCGACAACACCGGCCACTCTGGATTGGCTCGCGCAGCAGACGGCGCTAAAGACCGAGGAATGA
- a CDS encoding response regulator, producing the protein MTTKVLIVEDDLLNRMFYEAVFKQRDYQLMVVDDGADVMDAVDSFQPDLITMDIHLPHISGRKLIRMIKRKDETRHIPILAITAYAGKQDEADIRRAGAGGYLAKPLSIDTLLGEVDALLERAPEPETQH; encoded by the coding sequence ATGACCACTAAGGTGCTGATCGTCGAGGACGACCTCCTGAACCGTATGTTCTATGAGGCGGTCTTCAAACAGCGCGACTATCAGCTGATGGTCGTGGACGACGGTGCGGACGTGATGGATGCGGTCGACAGCTTCCAGCCCGACCTTATCACCATGGACATCCACCTCCCGCATATTTCCGGTCGCAAGCTGATCCGCATGATCAAGCGAAAGGATGAGACACGGCATATCCCCATCCTCGCCATCACCGCCTATGCCGGTAAGCAGGACGAGGCCGACATCCGCCGAGCCGGGGCGGGTGGCTATCTGGCGAAGCCGCTCAGCATCGATACGCTGCTGGGCGAGGTCGATGCGCTGCTGGAGCGCGCGCCGGAACCCGAAACGCAGCACTAG
- a CDS encoding protein-L-isoaspartate O-methyltransferase family protein, translated as MTDLTTADPLDAAEAANRGPDTPSGRARRAMIDSQLRTSGVNEPFVLRRMAQVPRENFVPAAGVGTAYMDRAIRLEGGGWLPAPVVQGRMLEEANPRGDEHALVVDGGSGYLAELLRPLVKEMTVISPEDAVGSGRKGKGADLLVIDGAVEHVPTALAKRLADNALIVTGIVTDGVTRVARGRKTAAGVSLIPVFDTGIPQLRAFDKPKGWSF; from the coding sequence ATGACCGATTTGACCACCGCCGATCCGCTCGACGCCGCAGAGGCCGCCAATCGCGGGCCCGATACGCCCAGCGGCCGTGCCCGGCGCGCGATGATCGACAGCCAGTTGCGCACCAGCGGCGTAAACGAACCCTTCGTTCTTCGCCGGATGGCGCAGGTTCCGCGCGAGAATTTCGTACCCGCGGCGGGTGTCGGCACCGCCTACATGGATCGTGCAATCCGGCTGGAAGGCGGAGGCTGGCTTCCCGCGCCGGTGGTGCAGGGCAGGATGCTGGAAGAGGCCAATCCGCGCGGTGACGAGCATGCGCTCGTGGTCGATGGCGGCTCCGGTTATCTCGCCGAATTGCTGCGCCCGCTGGTGAAGGAAATGACCGTCATTTCGCCCGAGGATGCCGTCGGTTCGGGCCGCAAGGGTAAGGGCGCCGACCTGCTGGTGATAGACGGCGCGGTCGAACATGTTCCCACCGCGCTTGCCAAGCGGCTGGCGGACAACGCTCTGATCGTGACCGGAATCGTCACCGATGGCGTCACCCGCGTGGCGCGCGGTCGCAAGACGGCAGCGGGCGTTTCTCTCATTCCCGTCTTCGATACCGGCATTCCGCAGCTCCGCGCTTTCGACAAGCCGAAGGGCTGGAGCTTCTGA
- a CDS encoding UrcA family protein, which produces MNKAIALALALAASGMALSPALASAQDQASVAVAYDDLDLSTLEGVAELDRRVDRAARRVCGVNETTLGTRLRSREARTCYVQAKRDFERRLASIMHDAQRGG; this is translated from the coding sequence ATGAACAAAGCCATCGCTCTCGCTCTGGCACTCGCTGCAAGCGGGATGGCCCTTTCTCCCGCCCTCGCTTCCGCGCAGGATCAGGCTTCCGTTGCGGTTGCCTATGACGACCTCGACCTCTCCACGCTAGAAGGCGTCGCCGAACTGGATCGCCGGGTGGATCGCGCAGCGCGCCGTGTATGCGGCGTCAACGAAACCACGCTCGGCACGCGCCTGCGCAGCCGTGAGGCCCGGACGTGCTATGTGCAGGCGAAGCGCGACTTCGAGCGTCGGCTCGCCAGTATCATGCACGACGCGCAGCGCGGCGGCTGA
- a CDS encoding sensor histidine kinase → MDQASSEKAVTRVPFKLVMISIIGLWATYWVIVSLRAELLGMEQLVDMSRPRILSILVSILITIGLWVVLRPFDAKPLWAKITAALLFALPAALLSAQANRVIFADTQAAVSDKMLVEFAERRGIDPNDGENEILASMSEFLTPSAQAQIIEIGFSRYFVLLAWCAFYLALLVGEKARVAERREQEFRSAAKAAELKSLRYQVNPHFLFNTLNSLSALVLTGKTQAAERMIQMLSTFYRRSLAEDTTADVPLREEIALQKLYLDIEAVRFPMRLVAQYDIPAELENALVPGMVLQPLIENSVKHAVAPSSGRVTISLSAREEYGRLVITVSDDGASAADRDDTRPGFGIGLGNVRQRLQARFGNEATVVSGHAERGFATHLRLPLRRMKERAAA, encoded by the coding sequence ATGGACCAGGCTTCTTCCGAAAAGGCCGTGACCCGCGTGCCGTTCAAATTGGTGATGATCTCCATCATCGGCCTGTGGGCGACCTATTGGGTGATCGTCTCGCTGCGCGCCGAACTGCTGGGGATGGAGCAGCTGGTGGATATGAGCCGGCCGCGGATTCTCTCGATCCTCGTCTCCATCCTCATCACGATCGGGCTGTGGGTCGTGCTTCGGCCGTTCGATGCCAAACCGCTCTGGGCCAAGATCACTGCCGCATTGCTCTTCGCTCTGCCTGCCGCGTTGCTGAGCGCACAGGCCAATCGTGTGATCTTCGCCGATACGCAGGCGGCCGTCAGCGACAAGATGCTGGTCGAATTTGCGGAACGGCGCGGAATCGACCCGAACGACGGCGAAAACGAAATACTCGCCAGTATGTCCGAATTTTTGACGCCGAGTGCACAGGCGCAGATCATCGAGATCGGCTTCAGCCGCTATTTCGTGCTGCTTGCCTGGTGCGCATTCTACCTTGCGCTTCTCGTCGGCGAGAAGGCGCGTGTGGCAGAGCGGCGCGAACAGGAATTTCGCAGCGCGGCAAAGGCGGCGGAGCTGAAGAGCCTGCGTTACCAGGTCAATCCGCACTTCCTGTTCAACACGCTCAATTCGCTGTCCGCGCTGGTCCTGACGGGCAAGACCCAGGCGGCGGAGCGGATGATCCAGATGCTGAGCACGTTCTATCGCCGCAGCCTTGCCGAGGACACGACGGCCGACGTGCCGCTGCGCGAGGAAATCGCGTTGCAGAAACTCTATCTCGATATCGAAGCGGTGCGCTTCCCGATGCGGCTGGTGGCGCAATACGACATTCCGGCAGAGCTCGAGAACGCGCTGGTCCCCGGCATGGTCCTGCAGCCCCTGATCGAAAATTCGGTCAAGCATGCGGTGGCACCGTCGAGCGGGCGCGTGACGATCAGCCTGTCCGCGCGAGAGGAATACGGCCGGCTTGTGATCACCGTATCGGACGATGGCGCGTCAGCAGCGGACCGGGATGATACGCGGCCGGGATTCGGTATCGGCCTTGGCAATGTGCGCCAGCGGCTGCAGGCGCGCTTCGGCAATGAAGCGACCGTCGTTTCCGGCCATGCAGAGCGCGGCTTCGCCACGCATCTGCGCTTGCCACTCCGGCGCATGAAGGAAAGGGCGGCAGCATGA
- a CDS encoding metallophosphoesterase family protein, with the protein MASDKLLFHLSDIHFGLEDNSALDWVEREIAERRPDAVAITGDLTMRARRHEFVAAERWIRRLDVPVTIEPGNHDLPGYHLPSRYLNPLGRFEAFRELVEQRLEWPGLALVPLNSNVPAQPRLNWSKGWISSRALADCLRQIDALPPGTRALVTVHHPLRETGTSGTALTRGGDQALDRLARRKVLGVLSGHVHDAFDIVEQTPSGPVRMIGAGTLSQRIRSTPPSFNELRWNGETLDVRVRNLEGVESADMMIDDVPEDAMPPREPGEPVAPIGKVPRTDPPVY; encoded by the coding sequence ATGGCCAGCGACAAGCTCCTTTTCCACCTATCCGACATTCATTTCGGGCTGGAGGACAATAGCGCGCTCGATTGGGTGGAGCGCGAGATCGCCGAGCGGCGACCCGATGCCGTCGCGATCACCGGTGACCTGACCATGCGCGCCCGTCGCCACGAATTCGTCGCTGCGGAGCGCTGGATACGCAGGCTGGACGTTCCCGTAACGATAGAGCCGGGGAATCACGACTTGCCCGGCTACCATCTCCCTTCGCGCTATCTGAACCCGCTCGGCCGGTTCGAGGCGTTTCGCGAGCTGGTCGAGCAAAGGCTGGAGTGGCCCGGTCTCGCTCTCGTTCCGCTCAACAGCAATGTGCCGGCGCAGCCGCGGCTCAACTGGTCAAAGGGCTGGATCTCCAGCCGTGCGCTGGCCGATTGTCTTCGGCAGATCGATGCCTTGCCGCCGGGTACGCGCGCGCTCGTCACCGTGCACCACCCTCTGCGAGAGACGGGCACGAGCGGCACGGCGCTTACGCGGGGTGGAGATCAGGCGCTGGACCGACTGGCGCGGCGAAAGGTGCTCGGCGTTCTCTCCGGCCATGTCCATGACGCCTTCGATATCGTCGAGCAGACACCCTCTGGCCCTGTGCGCATGATCGGCGCAGGTACGCTGTCGCAGCGTATCCGCTCGACCCCGCCCAGCTTCAACGAATTGCGTTGGAACGGAGAGACGCTCGACGTGCGCGTGCGAAATCTTGAAGGCGTCGAAAGCGCCGACATGATGATCGACGATGTCCCCGAGGATGCCATGCCGCCGCGCGAGCCCGGAGAGCCGGTTGCCCCGATCGGCAAGGTGCCGCGAACCGATCCACCCGTCTATTGA
- the rplM gene encoding 50S ribosomal protein L13: MKALSKVTRSIKPAEVEKKWHLVDAEGLVVGRLASIIANILRGKHKPTYTPHVDCGDHVVVINADKVRFTGNKTQQKRYYKHTGYPGGLKETSPAKIFEGRFPERVLEKAVERMIPTGPLGRAQMKALHLYNGTEHPHDGQKPEALDVASMNRKNKVSA; encoded by the coding sequence ATGAAGGCTCTGAGCAAGGTCACCCGGTCGATCAAGCCGGCCGAGGTCGAAAAGAAGTGGCATCTCGTCGATGCCGAAGGACTGGTCGTCGGCCGTCTCGCTTCGATCATCGCCAACATTCTGCGCGGCAAGCACAAGCCGACTTACACCCCGCATGTCGATTGCGGCGATCACGTCGTCGTCATCAATGCCGACAAGGTGCGTTTCACCGGCAACAAGACGCAGCAGAAGCGTTATTACAAGCACACCGGCTATCCCGGTGGCCTGAAGGAAACGTCGCCTGCAAAGATTTTCGAAGGCCGCTTCCCGGAGCGCGTCCTGGAAAAGGCTGTCGAGCGGATGATCCCGACCGGCCCGCTCGGCCGCGCGCAGATGAAGGCGCTGCACCTCTACAATGGCACGGAGCACCCGCATGACGGCCAGAAGCCCGAAGCGCTCGACGTCGCCTCGATGAACCGCAAGAACAAGGTGTCCGCATAA
- a CDS encoding fumarate hydratase, with protein MTTIREEDLIETVADALQYISYYHPMDYITALGEAYKVEQGPAAKDAIAQILTNSRMCAEGHRPICQDTGIVNVFVKWGQDCRLGSEKSLQDVVDEGVRRAYNHAENKLRASILADPAFTRRNTRDNTPCVLSVEMVPGNTVEVDVAAKGGGSENKSKFKMMNPSDNIVDWVVEQIPSMGAGWCPPGMLGIGIGGTAEHCMKLAKQSLMDPIDMAQLKARGAQSDIEQLRIDIFDAVNAQGVGAQGLGGLSTVLDVKILDWPCHAAGKPVAMIPNCAATRHAHVTLDGSGPAYLPQPDLDKWPDVHWEPDAEAKRVDLDNLSPEEVASWKHGDRLLLNGAMLTGRDAAHKRIHDMLERGEELPVKFAGRAIYYVGPVDPVMGEVVGPAGPTTATRMDRFTEMMLDLGLLAMIGKAERGADAVDVISRFKVAYLMATGGAAYLVARAIKEAKVVAFEDLGMEAIYEFTVKDMPVTVAVDSQGNNVHTLAPLHWREKIREEGLLAD; from the coding sequence ATGACGACGATACGCGAGGAAGACCTGATCGAAACGGTCGCCGACGCGCTGCAATATATCTCCTATTACCATCCTATGGATTACATCACCGCGCTAGGCGAGGCCTACAAGGTCGAGCAGGGCCCGGCGGCGAAGGATGCGATCGCGCAGATCCTGACAAACAGCCGCATGTGCGCCGAAGGCCATCGGCCGATCTGCCAGGACACTGGCATCGTCAACGTGTTCGTCAAGTGGGGGCAGGATTGTCGGCTCGGATCGGAAAAGTCGCTGCAGGACGTCGTCGACGAAGGTGTGCGCCGCGCTTACAACCACGCCGAAAACAAGCTGCGCGCATCCATCCTTGCCGATCCCGCCTTCACCCGCCGCAACACGCGTGACAATACGCCCTGTGTGCTGAGCGTTGAAATGGTGCCGGGCAACACGGTTGAAGTGGATGTCGCGGCCAAGGGCGGCGGCAGCGAAAATAAGAGCAAGTTCAAGATGATGAATCCCAGCGACAATATCGTCGACTGGGTGGTCGAGCAGATCCCGAGCATGGGCGCGGGCTGGTGTCCACCGGGCATGCTCGGCATCGGCATCGGCGGCACGGCGGAGCATTGCATGAAGCTTGCCAAGCAATCGCTGATGGACCCGATCGACATGGCCCAGCTGAAGGCACGAGGGGCGCAAAGCGATATCGAGCAGCTGCGGATCGACATTTTCGACGCGGTAAACGCGCAAGGTGTCGGCGCGCAGGGACTTGGCGGCCTGTCCACCGTGCTCGACGTGAAGATCCTCGACTGGCCCTGCCATGCGGCCGGAAAGCCGGTGGCGATGATTCCGAACTGCGCTGCCACCCGGCATGCGCATGTGACCCTGGACGGAAGCGGCCCGGCCTATCTTCCGCAGCCCGATCTCGACAAATGGCCGGACGTGCACTGGGAACCGGACGCAGAAGCGAAACGCGTCGATCTCGACAACCTCTCGCCCGAAGAGGTGGCCAGCTGGAAGCACGGCGACCGCCTTCTGCTCAACGGGGCTATGCTCACGGGGCGCGATGCGGCGCATAAGCGGATCCACGACATGCTGGAGCGGGGCGAAGAGCTTCCGGTCAAATTCGCAGGGCGCGCGATCTATTATGTCGGGCCGGTCGATCCGGTGATGGGCGAAGTCGTCGGGCCCGCGGGCCCCACCACGGCCACGCGGATGGACAGATTCACGGAAATGATGCTCGATCTCGGTCTGCTGGCGATGATCGGCAAGGCGGAACGCGGCGCCGATGCGGTGGACGTGATCAGCCGCTTCAAGGTTGCGTATCTGATGGCGACCGGCGGCGCGGCCTATCTGGTCGCCCGCGCGATCAAGGAAGCGAAGGTCGTCGCTTTCGAGGATCTGGGCATGGAAGCGATCTACGAATTCACGGTGAAGGATATGCCCGTCACCGTCGCGGTCGATTCGCAGGGCAACAATGTCCACACGCTTGCCCCGCTGCACTGGCGCGAGAAAATACGTGAAGAAGGACTGCTCGCCGACTAG
- the thiS gene encoding sulfur carrier protein ThiS — MSDTISLTVNGESRRTAAASIAALVRELGLKPEKVAVEHNGTIAPRSRLDEVALGEGDALEIVHFVGGG, encoded by the coding sequence ATGTCCGATACGATCTCACTCACCGTCAATGGCGAAAGCCGCCGCACCGCCGCTGCCAGTATCGCCGCGCTCGTGCGGGAGCTCGGCCTGAAGCCGGAAAAGGTCGCGGTCGAGCACAATGGCACGATCGCGCCGCGCTCCCGGCTGGACGAGGTTGCGCTTGGCGAAGGTGACGCGCTCGAGATCGTGCATTTCGTGGGTGGCGGGTGA